From Thermodesulfobacteriota bacterium, the proteins below share one genomic window:
- a CDS encoding phosphatidate cytidylyltransferase — translation MSDRVKTALVLGPVFLAVLLLGGVAVFGVLVALVAGVGAWEARRLACPDANALEELFVAGWGGVIALSFLSRSGAVPGALLALGVLVYLGAWAFGPGPGPDTLRRWGAAAGAWLLVALFLGHAIWVRRYGIAPVLFLLGVVWAGDTAAYYTGRALGATALAPAVSPKKTLEGSAGGFVAAVAVAGVFSVLLPVPHSLGTGLLWGAVLNLVAQTGDLLESLLKRCAGVKDSGALFPGHGGVLDRVDGFLPTLPLYAAILGLGG, via the coding sequence GTGAGCGACCGCGTGAAGACGGCCCTGGTTCTCGGACCCGTGTTTCTCGCCGTGCTCCTCCTGGGGGGAGTGGCGGTGTTCGGCGTGCTCGTGGCGCTCGTGGCCGGCGTCGGGGCGTGGGAGGCACGGCGGCTCGCCTGCCCCGATGCCAACGCCCTGGAGGAGCTCTTCGTGGCCGGGTGGGGCGGGGTGATCGCGCTCTCCTTCCTCTCCCGGTCGGGTGCCGTGCCGGGGGCGCTCCTGGCCCTGGGAGTGCTCGTGTACCTGGGGGCTTGGGCCTTCGGGCCGGGGCCGGGGCCCGACACCCTGCGCCGTTGGGGGGCAGCGGCGGGGGCGTGGCTCCTGGTGGCCCTGTTCCTGGGACACGCGATCTGGGTGCGTCGCTACGGCATCGCGCCGGTGCTCTTTCTTCTCGGCGTGGTCTGGGCGGGGGATACCGCCGCCTACTACACCGGCCGGGCCCTGGGGGCGACGGCGCTGGCGCCCGCGGTGAGCCCCAAGAAGACCCTGGAGGGTTCGGCGGGCGGCTTCGTGGCCGCGGTGGCGGTGGCAGGGGTCTTCTCGGTCCTGCTGCCGGTGCCCCACTCCCTGGGCACGGGGCTCCTCTGGGGCGCTGTCCTGAACCTGGTCGCCCAGACCGGCGATCTCCTGGAGTCCCTGCTCAAGCGGTGCGCCGGGGTCAAGGACTCGGGGGCGCTTTTCCCCGGCCACGGGGGGGTGCTCGACCGGGTGGACGGCTTCCTCCCCACCCTGCCGCTCTACGCCGCGATCCTGGGCCTGGGTGGGTGA
- the uppS gene encoding polyprenyl diphosphate synthase — translation MTQLSELPSPAVPRHVAVIMDGNGRWARERGWHRNRGHRAGIESVRAVVRAAREYGVRYLTLYAFSSENWGRPAREVQAIMGLLRYFLAAEVPALKRQGVRLRAIGELDRLPPRSLAAVRRAEEETRACADLDLILALSYGGRDEILSAIRKLLAQGADPATLDEAGFRRCLYAPDVPDPDLLIRTSGEVRVSNFLLWQIAYTEIYVTAALWPDFREDAFRDALADFARRERRFGLTAEQVLGGDP, via the coding sequence ATGACCCAACTTTCGGAACTCCCGTCGCCCGCGGTGCCCCGGCACGTGGCCGTCATCATGGACGGCAACGGCCGCTGGGCGCGGGAGCGCGGCTGGCACCGCAACCGGGGGCACCGGGCGGGTATCGAGTCGGTGCGCGCCGTGGTGCGCGCCGCCCGGGAGTACGGGGTGCGCTACCTCACCCTGTATGCCTTCTCGTCGGAGAACTGGGGCCGGCCGGCGCGGGAGGTGCAGGCCATCATGGGCCTGCTGCGCTACTTCCTGGCGGCGGAGGTGCCCGCCCTCAAGCGGCAGGGCGTGCGCCTGCGGGCCATCGGAGAACTGGATCGGCTGCCCCCCCGGAGCCTGGCCGCGGTGCGCCGGGCCGAGGAAGAGACCCGGGCGTGCGCCGACCTGGATCTCATCCTGGCGCTCTCCTACGGCGGGCGCGACGAAATTCTCTCCGCGATCCGCAAGCTCCTGGCGCAGGGCGCCGATCCCGCAACCCTCGACGAAGCGGGCTTTCGGCGGTGCCTCTATGCCCCCGACGTGCCCGACCCCGATCTCCTCATCCGGACCAGCGGCGAGGTGCGGGTCTCGAACTTCCTCCTCTGGCAGATCGCCTACACGGAGATCTACGTCACCGCCGCCCTGTGGCCGGACTTCCGGGAGGATGCGTTTCGAGATGCCCTGGCGGACTTCGCCCGGCGGGAGCGGCGCTTCGGCCTGACCGCCGAACAAGTGCTCGGAGGTGACCCGTGA
- the frr gene encoding ribosome recycling factor has product MAGGPDAVLKESKSSMEKALEALQRNFARVRTGRASLSLLDGIRVDYYGTPTPLNQVGSLSIPEPRLIAIQPWDKSMIPAIERAILQSQMDLNPNNDGNLVRIPIPKLTEERRKELVKVAKGMTEEAKVAVRGVRRDANAQLDALQREDSLPEDAARRAKDEVQKVTDQYVQKADELLKKKEAEILEV; this is encoded by the coding sequence ATGGCCGGCGGTCCCGATGCGGTCCTGAAGGAATCCAAGTCCAGCATGGAGAAGGCCCTGGAGGCCCTCCAGCGCAACTTCGCCCGGGTGCGCACCGGCAGGGCCAGCTTGAGCCTGCTCGACGGCATCCGGGTGGACTACTACGGCACGCCCACGCCCCTCAATCAGGTGGGCAGCCTCTCGATTCCCGAGCCCCGGCTGATCGCGATCCAGCCCTGGGACAAGTCCATGATCCCTGCCATCGAGAGGGCGATCCTCCAGTCCCAGATGGATCTGAATCCCAACAACGACGGGAACCTGGTGCGGATTCCCATCCCCAAGCTCACCGAGGAGCGGCGCAAGGAGCTCGTGAAGGTCGCCAAGGGGATGACGGAGGAGGCCAAGGTGGCGGTGCGGGGCGTGCGGCGCGACGCCAATGCCCAGCTCGACGCCCTGCAAAGGGAGGACTCGCTGCCCGAAGACGCTGCCCGGCGTGCCAAGGACGAGGTCCAGAAGGTCACGGACCAGTATGTTCAGAAGGCGGACGAGCTCCTGAAGAAGAAAGAGGCCGAGATCCTCGAGGTGTGA
- the pyrH gene encoding UMP kinase produces the protein MSPGKPAYRRVLLKFSGEALMGSQGYGISPDVVERVASEVVEVRDLGVQVALVIGGGNIFRGLNASVRGMDRSTADYMGMLATVMNSLALQDSLERLGAVTRVMSAITMQQVAEPYIRRRAIRHLEKGRIVIFAAGTGNPYFSTDTAASLRAMEIGAEAILKGTKVDGVYDKDPMRHPDAVRFGQVSYLEVLQRNLQVMDSTAISLCRDNALPIVVYDFTQPGNTRRVICGEDIGTKVGG, from the coding sequence GTGTCCCCGGGAAAACCGGCCTACCGCAGGGTTCTCCTCAAGTTTTCCGGGGAGGCCCTCATGGGTTCCCAGGGGTACGGGATCTCCCCCGACGTGGTGGAGCGCGTGGCCTCCGAGGTGGTGGAGGTGCGCGACCTCGGGGTACAGGTGGCCCTGGTGATCGGCGGGGGCAACATCTTCCGGGGGCTCAACGCCTCGGTGCGCGGCATGGACCGGTCCACGGCCGACTACATGGGGATGCTCGCCACGGTGATGAACAGCCTCGCGCTCCAGGACAGCCTGGAACGCCTCGGGGCCGTCACCCGGGTCATGTCGGCCATCACCATGCAGCAGGTGGCCGAGCCCTACATCCGCCGCCGGGCCATCCGCCATCTGGAAAAGGGGCGGATCGTCATCTTCGCGGCCGGCACCGGCAACCCCTACTTCAGCACCGACACGGCCGCGAGCCTGCGCGCGATGGAGATCGGGGCGGAAGCCATCCTCAAGGGGACGAAGGTGGACGGGGTGTACGACAAGGACCCCATGCGCCACCCCGACGCGGTGCGGTTCGGCCAGGTCTCGTACCTGGAGGTCTTGCAGCGCAACCTCCAGGTGATGGACTCTACCGCCATCTCCCTGTGCCGCGACAACGCACTTCCCATCGTGGTGTACGACTTCACCCAGCCCGGGAACACTCGCCGCGTGATCTGCGGCGAGGACATCGGAACGAAGGTAGGAGGTTGA
- the tsf gene encoding translation elongation factor Ts yields the protein MTISASAVKDLREKTGAGMMECKKALQESGGDMEKAAEFLRKKGLADAAKKASRIASEGLVHAYIHGGGRIGVLVEVNCETDFVARTPEFRDFVNNLALHVAASNPRWLDREAVPADELERERRFLSEQAAESGKPPQVVEKMVQGRLEKFFKENCFLEQPYVKDPDLTIEAYVKARISSVGENIRVRRFVRFELGEGLEKRSGDFAAEVAAQVKGG from the coding sequence ATGACGATCTCGGCCAGTGCGGTGAAGGACCTCCGGGAGAAGACCGGAGCCGGCATGATGGAATGCAAGAAGGCGCTCCAGGAGTCGGGGGGCGACATGGAGAAGGCGGCGGAGTTCCTGCGGAAGAAGGGGCTCGCGGATGCGGCGAAGAAGGCGAGCCGGATCGCCTCCGAAGGGCTCGTTCACGCATATATCCACGGCGGCGGCCGCATCGGCGTCCTCGTCGAGGTCAACTGCGAGACCGACTTCGTGGCGCGCACTCCCGAGTTCCGGGATTTCGTCAACAACCTGGCCCTGCACGTGGCCGCGTCGAATCCCCGCTGGCTCGATCGGGAGGCCGTGCCCGCCGACGAGCTGGAGCGGGAGCGCCGGTTCCTGAGCGAGCAGGCGGCGGAGTCGGGCAAGCCCCCCCAGGTGGTGGAGAAGATGGTGCAGGGGCGGCTGGAGAAGTTCTTCAAGGAGAACTGCTTCCTCGAGCAGCCCTACGTGAAGGATCCGGACCTCACGATCGAGGCTTACGTGAAGGCGCGGATCTCCTCGGTGGGCGAGAACATCCGGGTGCGCCGCTTCGTGCGGTTCGAGCTCGGGGAGGGGCTCGAGAAGCGCTCGGGAGACTTTGCCGCCGAGGTGGCCGCCCAGGTCAAGGGGGGGTGA
- the rpsB gene encoding 30S ribosomal protein S2 has product MAAATMREMLEAGVHFGHQTHRWNPKMKRYIFTERNGIHIVDLSQTVKLFRSAYEVVRDAVSKGGRVLFVGTKRQAADIIQEEALRCGEYFVNHRWLGGTLTNFQTIKRSIERYREMERILSDGTVDLLPKKEGLKIQREKAKAERALGGIKDLKNLPKVVFIVDPAREDIAVREANRLGIPIVAVADTNCDPELIDYPIPGNDDAIRSIKLFTSKVADAVLEGKGRQQEFFAQEAGEEYVPPVEGGEAGATETYEVQEDA; this is encoded by the coding sequence ATGGCAGCAGCGACGATGCGAGAAATGCTGGAGGCTGGAGTCCACTTCGGCCACCAGACCCACCGGTGGAACCCGAAGATGAAGCGCTACATCTTCACGGAGCGCAACGGGATCCACATCGTGGACCTGTCCCAGACGGTAAAGCTCTTTCGAAGCGCCTACGAAGTGGTGCGCGATGCCGTCTCCAAGGGCGGGCGAGTGCTCTTCGTGGGCACCAAGCGCCAGGCGGCCGATATCATCCAGGAAGAGGCGCTGCGCTGCGGGGAGTACTTCGTGAACCACCGCTGGCTGGGGGGCACGCTCACGAACTTCCAGACCATCAAGCGCAGCATCGAGCGCTACCGGGAGATGGAACGGATCCTGAGCGACGGCACCGTGGATCTGCTGCCCAAGAAGGAAGGGCTCAAGATCCAGCGCGAAAAGGCCAAGGCGGAGCGCGCCCTGGGCGGCATCAAGGACCTGAAGAACCTGCCCAAGGTCGTCTTCATCGTGGACCCGGCCCGGGAGGACATCGCGGTGCGCGAGGCCAACCGCCTGGGCATCCCCATCGTGGCCGTTGCCGATACCAACTGCGATCCGGAGTTGATCGACTACCCGATCCCCGGCAACGACGACGCCATTCGCTCCATCAAGCTCTTCACGTCCAAGGTGGCCGACGCCGTGCTCGAAGGCAAGGGCCGGCAGCAGGAGTTCTTCGCCCAGGAAGCGGGCGAAGAGTATGTGCCTCCCGTGGAGGGGGGCGAGGCCGGCGCGACGGAGACCTACGAGGTGCAGGAGGACGCGTAG
- a CDS encoding HU family DNA-binding protein, whose translation MNKAELIQEIATKAGVKVKEAEDLLDALISATEATLAKGDKVAITGFGTFAVSHRKARKGRNPQTGKEIKIPASKTPRFTAGKALKDSLK comes from the coding sequence ATGAATAAGGCGGAGCTCATCCAGGAGATCGCGACCAAGGCAGGCGTCAAGGTCAAGGAAGCCGAAGACCTTCTGGACGCGTTGATTTCGGCCACAGAGGCCACCCTGGCCAAGGGGGACAAGGTCGCCATCACGGGCTTCGGCACGTTTGCGGTGTCCCACCGCAAGGCCCGCAAGGGGCGCAACCCCCAGACCGGCAAGGAGATCAAGATCCCCGCCAGCAAGACGCCCCGCTTTACCGCCGGCAAGGCGTTGAAGGACTCCCTGAAGTAG
- a CDS encoding peptidylprolyl isomerase: MHAMWTRTAALAAVAAFALAASACAQDKTEKTAAPPTAQAPAPAVVSESPKAGTIGPGAPVAVVNGQPVTRAEYDRALKAYMRNFAQMSGGMHGRVAEPNEQMKADVLEQLVDRELLYQESRKVPVEDLAEQVNAEFDAIRARFPSPEVFQQALESDQLTEADLKDLIGRQTSVRRFVEAEIAPKVSVGEEAIAAFYKENEDKFATAEQVRCSHILIRSAPDAAPEEKEAARKKAGEIQVRCAAGEDFAALAAEFSEDPGSKDDGGDLGFFTREQMVAPFSEAAFALQPGQVSGVVETRFGYHVIRLAERKEASKQSLDDVREQIEGFLSSQALDQAVQRRLDELKAEARIDVVAPHL, from the coding sequence ATGCACGCGATGTGGACGAGGACCGCGGCCCTGGCCGCGGTGGCGGCATTTGCGCTGGCGGCTTCCGCCTGTGCCCAGGACAAGACCGAGAAGACTGCTGCCCCGCCGACGGCACAAGCCCCCGCCCCGGCAGTCGTTTCGGAGTCCCCGAAGGCCGGGACGATCGGGCCCGGCGCCCCGGTGGCGGTGGTGAACGGCCAGCCCGTGACCCGGGCGGAGTACGATCGGGCGCTCAAGGCGTACATGCGCAACTTCGCCCAGATGAGCGGCGGCATGCACGGCCGGGTCGCCGAGCCCAACGAGCAGATGAAGGCCGACGTGCTGGAGCAGTTGGTCGATCGGGAGCTCCTGTACCAGGAGAGCCGCAAGGTGCCGGTGGAGGACCTGGCCGAGCAGGTGAACGCCGAGTTCGATGCCATCCGGGCGCGTTTTCCCAGCCCCGAGGTGTTCCAGCAGGCCCTGGAATCGGACCAGCTCACGGAAGCCGACCTCAAGGACCTCATTGGCCGGCAGACCTCGGTGCGCCGCTTCGTGGAGGCCGAGATCGCGCCCAAGGTCTCGGTGGGGGAGGAGGCCATCGCGGCCTTCTACAAGGAGAACGAAGACAAGTTCGCCACCGCAGAGCAGGTGCGCTGCAGTCACATCTTGATCCGGTCTGCCCCGGACGCGGCTCCCGAAGAGAAGGAAGCGGCGCGGAAGAAGGCCGGGGAAATCCAGGTGCGGTGTGCCGCGGGCGAGGACTTCGCCGCATTGGCCGCCGAGTTTTCCGAGGATCCGGGTTCGAAGGACGACGGGGGCGACCTGGGCTTCTTCACCCGCGAGCAGATGGTGGCGCCGTTCTCGGAGGCGGCGTTTGCCCTTCAGCCCGGGCAGGTGAGCGGGGTGGTGGAGACCCGGTTCGGCTACCACGTGATCCGGCTCGCCGAGCGCAAGGAGGCTTCGAAGCAGAGCCTCGACGACGTTCGGGAGCAGATCGAAGGCTTTCTGTCCTCCCAAGCCCTGGATCAGGCCGTGCAGCGCCGGCTGGACGAGCTCAAGGCCGAGGCACGGATCGACGTGGTGGCCCCGCACCTCTAG
- a CDS encoding methyl-accepting chemotaxis protein — translation MASQRAPTKVATKFALILGGTVLVFFLAFAAFIARKVSTEAEDRARAELTNQVAILLGMVEVYDRSLRNEVERLMGVLQASFPQPFTIEPGSRVALGDLQVPVLLHAAGAVNLDFREVDRFTAMAGAVATVFVKTADDFARISTSLKKQDGSRAVGTLLGKAHPAYEGLMRGEPYTGKARLFGRDYMTRYAPFLGPDKKVIGVLFLGLDFTEGLAALQDRLRTLRFGITGNAYVLDASNGSGRGSFLVHPSQEGKAFSAWAEAGAGEQLLAAPSGTASYACADGTRRIDAFQAYPPWGWVLGCGAEQAELTAGARGVRNAVGAAGVGVMAVLTVLLHLASRRWIGTPLSAALAFATGLAAGNLKDRLPVRSRDELGQLAEALNGMAETLRHTIGQLGNASAELASMSVELSASTAQIASSNEEVSAQSHVFATAVEEMSVTVDSTADNTRRVSEAAADARRVALEGSGVISQAVEALGSIAGEVSQAAETVLALGTESERVGAVVEVIEDIADQTNLLALNAAIEAARAGEHGRGFAVVADEVRKLAEKTMRATQEISKTVGSAQARSRGAAEAMARTQEIARRGTELGAKAGQAVAAIEDRVVQASDQTEQIASAATQLSTTIRSLAGNTDQVSQGVSQNSGAVAEIARTADAVARKAEDLQALTTRFRV, via the coding sequence ATGGCGTCGCAACGAGCCCCCACGAAGGTCGCCACCAAGTTCGCCCTGATCCTCGGCGGAACCGTCCTCGTCTTCTTCCTGGCATTCGCGGCCTTCATCGCCCGCAAGGTGAGCACCGAGGCCGAGGACCGCGCCCGGGCGGAGCTGACCAACCAGGTCGCCATCCTTCTCGGGATGGTGGAGGTCTACGACCGCAGCCTCCGCAACGAGGTCGAGCGGCTCATGGGCGTCCTCCAGGCGAGCTTTCCCCAGCCCTTCACCATCGAGCCCGGCTCCCGCGTGGCCCTGGGGGACCTCCAGGTTCCGGTCTTGCTGCACGCAGCAGGGGCGGTCAACCTGGACTTCCGTGAGGTCGACCGCTTCACCGCCATGGCGGGAGCGGTCGCCACCGTCTTCGTGAAGACCGCAGACGACTTCGCTCGGATCAGCACGAGCTTGAAGAAGCAAGACGGCTCCCGGGCCGTGGGCACGCTCCTGGGAAAGGCGCACCCGGCGTACGAGGGCCTGATGCGGGGCGAACCCTACACCGGCAAGGCTCGCCTGTTCGGGCGCGACTACATGACCCGCTACGCGCCGTTCCTCGGGCCGGACAAGAAGGTCATCGGGGTCTTGTTCCTGGGTCTCGACTTCACCGAAGGCCTCGCGGCGCTCCAGGACCGGCTGCGCACCCTGCGCTTCGGAATCACGGGTAACGCCTACGTCCTCGACGCAAGCAACGGGTCCGGCAGGGGCTCGTTCCTGGTCCACCCCTCCCAGGAGGGCAAGGCCTTTTCGGCCTGGGCCGAGGCCGGCGCCGGAGAGCAGTTGCTGGCAGCCCCGAGCGGCACCGCGTCCTACGCCTGCGCCGACGGAACCCGGCGGATCGACGCCTTCCAGGCATACCCACCCTGGGGATGGGTGCTGGGGTGCGGCGCCGAGCAAGCCGAGCTCACCGCCGGGGCGCGGGGCGTGCGCAACGCGGTCGGTGCCGCGGGAGTCGGGGTGATGGCGGTGTTGACGGTCCTGCTCCACCTGGCGTCGCGGCGGTGGATCGGCACGCCGCTGAGCGCGGCGCTCGCGTTCGCCACCGGGCTCGCCGCCGGAAACCTCAAGGATCGCCTTCCGGTTCGAAGCCGGGACGAGCTGGGGCAACTCGCCGAGGCCTTGAACGGGATGGCCGAGACGCTGCGTCACACCATCGGCCAACTGGGCAACGCGAGCGCCGAGCTCGCGTCGATGTCCGTAGAGCTCTCGGCCAGCACGGCCCAGATCGCCAGCAGCAACGAGGAGGTCTCCGCCCAGTCCCACGTCTTCGCCACCGCCGTGGAAGAGATGAGCGTCACGGTCGACTCGACGGCCGACAACACCCGCCGGGTCAGCGAGGCCGCCGCCGATGCCCGCCGGGTTGCCCTGGAGGGCTCGGGGGTGATCTCCCAGGCGGTGGAAGCCCTGGGCTCCATCGCCGGCGAGGTGAGCCAGGCGGCGGAAACGGTCCTGGCCCTGGGCACCGAGTCCGAGCGGGTGGGAGCCGTGGTGGAGGTCATCGAGGACATCGCCGACCAGACCAATCTTCTGGCCCTCAACGCCGCCATCGAAGCTGCCCGGGCCGGAGAGCACGGCCGCGGCTTCGCCGTGGTGGCGGACGAGGTGCGAAAGCTCGCGGAGAAGACCATGCGGGCCACCCAGGAGATCTCGAAGACGGTGGGCTCGGCGCAAGCCCGAAGCCGGGGCGCGGCGGAGGCGATGGCCCGCACCCAGGAGATCGCCCGCCGAGGGACCGAGCTGGGGGCCAAGGCCGGACAAGCCGTGGCAGCCATCGAGGACCGGGTCGTCCAGGCGTCGGACCAGACCGAGCAGATCGCCTCGGCCGCTACCCAACTGAGCACGACGATCCGCAGCCTGGCCGGAAACACGGATCAGGTGTCCCAGGGCGTGTCGCAAAACAGCGGCGCGGTCGCCGAGATCGCCCGCACCGCGGACGCCGTGGCCCGAAAGGCGGAAGACCTCCAGGCGCTGACCACGCGCTTCCGGGTCTGA
- a CDS encoding class I SAM-dependent RNA methyltransferase, which produces MATNPRLRTVTLQISALADGGMALGHLEGKVVFVPLGAPGDRVEAAIVREKPRYAQARLLRVLEPSPDRREPPCPHFGVCGGCQWQHVSYGAQLAGKAESFRGFLESRLGSLAPGLFRPALAAPRQWGYRNRAGLKVRAAGGRVLLGYFARGTHRLVPIARCPILEPSLQAFLPKLGDFLQGFPPARGALPQVDLQVDGKGGLWTIFHLLREPTGKEREDLGRFAAAAGATGACLQLGRKHTLEPLGSEAEQRRMPFPLRAGGRDLALGVSTGGFAQANTAVNQALVDEVVSLGGLYGGRDALDLYCGAGNFTLPLALAARSVVGIEGYPPAAKDAAANAAANGLGNVRVFPSGADEGLRRLAAEGFRPEFALLDPPREGALEAIPLLADLAPAHILYVSCAPPTLARDLGLLRARGYRPEWIVPADMFPQTSHLESATLLRRG; this is translated from the coding sequence ATGGCCACGAACCCACGCCTTCGCACCGTAACCCTCCAGATCTCTGCCCTGGCCGACGGGGGGATGGCCCTCGGCCACCTGGAGGGGAAGGTGGTGTTCGTGCCCCTGGGGGCCCCCGGGGATCGGGTGGAGGCGGCCATCGTCCGGGAAAAGCCCCGTTACGCACAGGCCCGCCTGCTGCGGGTCCTCGAGCCGTCGCCCGACCGGCGCGAGCCCCCTTGCCCCCACTTCGGGGTTTGCGGCGGGTGCCAGTGGCAGCACGTCTCTTACGGCGCGCAACTCGCGGGCAAGGCCGAGAGCTTCCGGGGTTTCCTCGAATCGCGTCTCGGCAGCCTCGCCCCCGGCCTCTTTCGCCCTGCCCTGGCCGCCCCGAGGCAGTGGGGCTACCGGAACCGCGCCGGCCTCAAGGTGCGTGCGGCCGGCGGGCGGGTGCTCCTGGGCTATTTCGCCCGGGGAACCCACCGGCTCGTCCCCATCGCGCGATGCCCGATCCTGGAGCCCTCGCTGCAAGCGTTCCTGCCGAAACTGGGAGACTTCCTCCAGGGCTTCCCACCGGCCCGGGGGGCGCTGCCCCAGGTGGACCTCCAGGTCGACGGAAAGGGGGGGCTCTGGACGATCTTCCACCTGCTGCGGGAACCCACCGGGAAGGAGCGGGAAGACCTGGGGAGATTTGCGGCGGCGGCGGGGGCGACGGGGGCCTGCCTCCAACTGGGGCGCAAGCACACCCTGGAGCCCCTGGGGTCCGAGGCGGAACAGCGCCGGATGCCCTTCCCCCTGCGCGCAGGGGGGCGGGACCTCGCCCTGGGCGTCTCGACCGGGGGCTTCGCCCAGGCAAACACCGCCGTGAACCAGGCGCTGGTGGACGAGGTGGTCTCACTGGGGGGTCTCTACGGGGGCCGGGACGCCCTCGACCTTTACTGCGGCGCCGGGAACTTCACCCTGCCCCTGGCACTCGCGGCCCGCTCGGTCGTCGGCATCGAGGGGTATCCGCCCGCCGCGAAGGACGCTGCGGCCAACGCCGCGGCCAACGGCTTGGGCAACGTGCGCGTCTTCCCCTCCGGAGCCGACGAGGGGCTGCGGAGGCTGGCGGCCGAAGGGTTTCGTCCCGAGTTCGCCCTCCTCGATCCGCCCCGAGAGGGAGCGCTCGAGGCTATCCCCCTTCTGGCGGATCTGGCCCCCGCCCACATCCTCTATGTCTCTTGTGCCCCGCCTACCCTTGCGCGGGACCTGGGGCTCCTGCGCGCCCGGGGCTACCGGCCCGAGTGGATCGTGCCCGCCGACATGTTCCCCCAGACGAGCCACCTGGAATCGGCCACGCTGCTGCGGCGCGGATGA
- a CDS encoding sigma-54 dependent transcriptional regulator: MPREKVLIVDDEYLIRWSLSENLKEEGLKCLTAETGEQAVELFRSELPDVVILDIKLPGISGIEVLERIKEVERDVPVIMVTATSQVDVAVKAMKLGAYDYISKPFDLTEIRTKVRNALEKTQLQREVHYFRSRQAESHGFDRIIGTCPKMREVVDMARRIAQSASTTVLLMGDSGTGKDLLAQAIHYESARRDRPFMPINCTALPEELLESELMGHEKGAFTDAKKTKKGLFELADGGTIFLDEIGDMKIGLQSKILRFLEDRTFKRVGGKEDIEVDVRIIAATNRDLEAAIEDRSFREDLYYRLSVIPITLPPLRERREDILPLARHFLEGFNRDFKTSFRGLTTDAEHLLLRYDWPGNIRELRNVLERAVILSSGETIDVESLPWKIKGERKREAKAGEPGVVVLPDTGLDIDDVERELIVQALAKTDQNQTRAARLLGLTRDALRYRMKKYDLL, translated from the coding sequence ATGCCCAGAGAAAAGGTCCTGATCGTCGACGACGAGTATCTGATCCGCTGGTCCTTGAGCGAGAACCTCAAGGAGGAGGGGCTCAAGTGCCTCACCGCCGAGACAGGGGAACAGGCCGTCGAGCTCTTCCGGTCCGAGCTGCCCGACGTGGTGATCCTCGACATCAAGCTCCCGGGAATCAGCGGCATCGAGGTGCTCGAGCGCATCAAGGAGGTGGAGCGCGACGTACCGGTCATCATGGTCACGGCCACGAGCCAGGTGGACGTGGCGGTAAAGGCCATGAAGCTCGGGGCCTACGACTACATCAGCAAGCCCTTCGATCTGACCGAGATCCGCACCAAGGTCCGCAACGCCCTGGAGAAGACCCAGCTCCAGCGCGAGGTCCACTACTTCCGCTCCCGCCAGGCCGAGAGCCACGGCTTCGACCGCATCATCGGCACCTGCCCCAAGATGCGCGAAGTCGTGGACATGGCCCGGCGCATCGCCCAGTCCGCCTCCACCACGGTGCTCCTCATGGGCGACAGCGGCACGGGCAAGGATCTCCTCGCCCAGGCCATCCACTACGAGAGCGCCCGGCGCGACCGCCCCTTCATGCCCATCAACTGCACGGCGCTGCCCGAGGAGCTCCTGGAGAGCGAGCTCATGGGCCACGAGAAGGGCGCCTTCACCGACGCCAAGAAGACCAAGAAGGGGCTCTTCGAGCTGGCGGACGGCGGCACGATCTTCCTGGACGAGATCGGGGACATGAAGATCGGGCTCCAGTCGAAGATCCTGCGCTTCCTGGAGGACCGCACCTTCAAGAGAGTGGGGGGAAAAGAGGACATCGAGGTGGACGTGCGGATCATCGCCGCCACCAACCGGGATCTGGAGGCCGCCATCGAGGACCGGTCCTTCCGGGAGGACCTCTACTACCGGCTGAGCGTCATCCCCATCACCCTGCCTCCCCTGCGGGAGCGCCGGGAAGACATCCTGCCCCTGGCCCGCCACTTCCTCGAGGGCTTCAACCGGGACTTCAAGACCTCGTTTCGGGGCCTGACCACGGACGCGGAGCACCTCCTCCTGCGCTACGACTGGCCGGGAAACATCCGGGAGCTCCGCAACGTGTTGGAGCGGGCCGTGATCCTCTCCTCGGGGGAAACCATCGACGTGGAGAGCCTGCCCTGGAAGATCAAGGGCGAACGCAAGCGGGAAGCCAAGGCCGGGGAGCCCGGGGTGGTGGTCCTGCCCGACACGGGCCTCGACATCGACGACGTGGAGCGGGAGCTCATCGTCCAGGCCCTGGCCAAGACCGACCAGAACCAGACCCGGGCCGCGCGGCTCCTGGGCCTCACCCGCGACGCCCTGCGCTACCGCATGAAGAAGTACGACCTGCTGTGA